The Desulfitobacterium chlororespirans DSM 11544 genome window below encodes:
- a CDS encoding methyl-accepting chemotaxis protein, with the protein MKISLRLKLGVIFSLFLLLNIAAFGVMQLFLAEQKPDAVNINLAGKQRMLSQKMAKESMLIIYSEDTEEIRNTLMDTAALFDRTLRGFLSGDQELGLDPTVKEEIIIELNKGKDLWKPFYQQIEVVAGNAGRQEKLEAFSYIRENNLNLLQQMNKVTLQYEQDSKLKQQKLVYTQLVLVFLNLVLVAMAWLLTDKRIVAPIAFLARQNRSLADGDLTVEVSGIGEGDEVGILYSSCSVMIERLRTLVGAVQHDSHRIAQSSHQLNQSADTTCTGTERVVLTSQEVTANIESEISQIDAIQNIIADLTIQVGGAFQDAQGLNQAAWEARDKAVGGYEILQDVLTKMAFVGARMNEAALKIRELGEDSEQITEIVSTISSIAEQTNLLALNAAIEAARAGDKGRGFAVVADEVRKLAESASNATVEIKTIIVKNQKNTQEVIAAIEAGNNQFVIAHKTINTAGESFTKLLTTSEEVDARANKVTQTIQKVIEGNELVVSNVQDIQQVVWGLGEAIKQVAAASEETLASMSHIRLSAQGLSELADDLAEKAGEFNT; encoded by the coding sequence ATGAAGATAAGTTTGCGTCTTAAGTTAGGAGTAATTTTTAGTTTGTTTCTATTGCTGAATATAGCAGCATTTGGGGTAATGCAATTGTTTCTCGCGGAACAAAAACCGGATGCGGTAAATATAAATCTTGCCGGTAAACAGCGTATGCTTTCTCAAAAAATGGCTAAAGAGTCCATGCTGATTATTTATAGCGAGGACACGGAGGAAATCAGGAATACCCTCATGGATACGGCAGCGCTGTTTGACCGTACTCTGCGTGGATTCCTTTCCGGAGATCAAGAGCTGGGCCTTGATCCGACTGTGAAGGAAGAAATTATTATCGAATTGAATAAGGGGAAAGACCTTTGGAAACCTTTTTACCAGCAGATTGAAGTTGTTGCAGGAAACGCAGGTAGACAGGAGAAGCTGGAGGCGTTTAGTTACATAAGGGAAAACAATCTTAATCTTCTTCAGCAAATGAATAAGGTGACTCTTCAATACGAGCAGGATAGTAAGTTAAAGCAACAGAAGTTGGTGTATACACAGTTGGTGCTGGTTTTCCTCAACCTTGTCCTGGTAGCTATGGCATGGTTGTTGACAGATAAGCGTATCGTTGCGCCCATTGCTTTTTTGGCCCGCCAAAATCGCTCCCTTGCCGATGGGGATTTAACAGTTGAAGTTTCCGGTATAGGAGAGGGGGATGAGGTTGGGATTCTTTACAGTTCTTGTTCGGTGATGATTGAACGACTAAGAACTTTGGTTGGAGCGGTTCAGCATGACTCCCACCGAATCGCTCAATCCTCCCACCAATTAAATCAAAGTGCAGATACTACTTGTACAGGTACGGAGAGGGTGGTGCTTACCAGTCAAGAAGTTACCGCGAATATTGAAAGTGAAATTTCTCAAATCGATGCTATTCAGAATATCATTGCTGATTTAACGATTCAGGTAGGAGGTGCCTTTCAGGATGCCCAAGGCCTTAATCAGGCAGCATGGGAAGCCCGTGATAAAGCTGTTGGAGGATATGAGATTCTTCAAGATGTGTTAACTAAAATGGCGTTTGTCGGGGCAAGGATGAATGAAGCGGCACTAAAGATTCGGGAACTGGGTGAGGATTCTGAACAGATTACGGAAATAGTATCGACGATATCAAGTATTGCGGAACAAACTAACTTGTTAGCTTTAAACGCGGCAATTGAAGCTGCCAGAGCAGGTGATAAAGGGCGGGGATTTGCTGTCGTTGCCGATGAAGTGCGAAAATTAGCAGAAAGCGCTTCTAATGCAACGGTTGAGATAAAAACGATCATTGTTAAGAATCAAAAAAACACCCAAGAAGTTATTGCTGCCATCGAAGCAGGAAATAATCAGTTCGTGATTGCTCACAAGACAATTAATACAGCAGGTGAATCGTTTACAAAATTACTGACAACGAGTGAAGAAGTAGATGCACGGGCTAATAAAGTGACGCAGACTATACAAAAAGTTATCGAGGGGAATGAACTGGTTGTTTCTAATGTTCAGGATATTCAACAGGTGGTATGGGGCTTGGGTGAAGCAATAAAACAGGTGGCCGCAGCATCGGAGGAAACCTTGGCTTCGATGAGTCATATTCGTTTATCGGCCCAAGGTCTGAGTGAATTAGCTGACGACCTTGCTGAAAAAGCTGGAGAGTTTAATACCTAA
- a CDS encoding MarR family winged helix-turn-helix transcriptional regulator, protein MRSMVFENEIWDFLRTITEGMANAFRPIVEEYGLTLMQTRILVEVKDGAPHTIGSLGSIIGLSSGNASSMCKKLEAAGFLRRIRTPEDERFVKLALTRHGEDTIYRIEEDLERRYGVFLEYKGEQEYQRFIECMENVKAFMQEMYEFQPK, encoded by the coding sequence ATGAGAAGCATGGTGTTTGAGAATGAAATCTGGGATTTCTTGAGGACGATAACCGAAGGTATGGCCAATGCATTTCGCCCGATTGTTGAAGAATACGGTTTAACCTTAATGCAGACTCGGATCTTGGTGGAAGTTAAAGATGGGGCACCCCATACTATAGGAAGTCTGGGAAGTATTATTGGCCTTTCCAGCGGGAATGCTTCCTCTATGTGCAAGAAATTGGAGGCGGCAGGATTTCTTAGGCGTATTCGTACACCTGAGGATGAACGGTTCGTGAAACTTGCTTTGACCCGGCACGGTGAAGACACAATTTATCGCATAGAAGAGGATCTTGAACGACGATACGGTGTTTTTTTGGAATATAAAGGTGAACAGGAATATCAACGATTTATTGAGTGCATGGAAAATGTCAAAGCCTTTATGCAAGAGATGTATGAATTTCAACCGAAATAG
- a CDS encoding glycosyltransferase family 8 protein, with amino-acid sequence MINQDKINQQRGKTMNILVTLNSGYVKQLMVMLTSLLDSNPGEQFTVYVAHSAMSKEDFARIDQAIDTSRCKIEGIKLADEGLSKAPITSRYPKEMYYRIFAVNYLPDHLERILYLDPDLVVINPLKELYTIDFQGNFFAAASHVKELLKKLNHVRLNMVEDSTYVNSGVMMMNLSLLRQEQDVHEVYAYIEEYKHRLFLPDQDVLNGVYSDKTLTVDAKIYNLSERYYALYNLNPKYWDAKIDLDWVRHNTAIIHYCGRNKPWKENYIGELDVFYKNYEQKVRIKMKDFEIMR; translated from the coding sequence ATGATCAATCAGGATAAGATCAATCAGCAAAGGGGTAAAACGATGAATATTTTAGTCACCCTGAATTCGGGCTATGTAAAACAGTTAATGGTTATGCTGACCTCTCTGCTTGACTCCAATCCAGGGGAGCAGTTTACAGTTTATGTAGCCCATTCCGCCATGTCCAAGGAGGACTTTGCACGTATCGATCAGGCCATTGATACCTCACGATGTAAGATTGAAGGAATTAAACTAGCCGATGAAGGTTTGAGCAAGGCGCCCATTACCAGCCGCTATCCCAAGGAAATGTATTATCGGATTTTTGCAGTGAATTATCTTCCCGATCACCTTGAACGGATTTTGTACCTGGATCCTGATCTTGTTGTCATAAATCCTTTAAAGGAACTCTACACGATAGACTTCCAGGGAAACTTCTTCGCAGCAGCCTCCCATGTTAAGGAACTATTGAAAAAGCTTAATCACGTCAGGCTTAATATGGTTGAAGACAGCACCTATGTCAATTCGGGGGTGATGATGATGAACTTGTCCCTGCTGCGTCAGGAACAGGATGTTCATGAAGTCTACGCATATATTGAAGAGTACAAGCACCGCTTATTCCTGCCTGACCAGGATGTTCTCAATGGGGTCTATAGTGATAAAACCCTGACTGTAGATGCGAAAATCTATAATCTCAGTGAACGATATTATGCCCTCTATAATCTGAACCCCAAGTATTGGGATGCTAAAATTGATCTGGATTGGGTCCGCCACAATACTGCGATTATTCACTATTGTGGCCGCAACAAACCCTGGAAAGAAAACTATATTGGGGAATTGGACGTTTTTTATAAAAACTATGAGCAAAAGGTTCGTATCAAAATGAAGGATTTTGAAATTATGAGGTGA
- the cbiD gene encoding cobalt-precorrin-5B (C(1))-methyltransferase CbiD, giving the protein MGGAADMRKKTKDRHSWKTGFTTGSCAAGAAKAACLLLKGLHQGTEVDIPLPQGERLQLSVHRWDMAEDVAWVSIIKNAGDDPDVTHGLEVVARVQLLSERGEIRIRGGRGIGVVTKKGLQIPPGESAINPVPRSMIQAAVREIFPQEEVLVVIEVPEGERLALKTLNPRLGIMGGVSILGTTGIVRPMSEEAFKNSILPELDQAVAYGHKAIVLTPGNYGFRVAREQLMVPEEAIIQMSNFVGFLLEEAAYRKIEKVLLLGHIGKLIKVAGGIFHTHTHVADARMEILVAHAALAGMDQNSLQAIAELPTVEGAAEEIRSKGWGSLLFKLAERASHRAQDHVHGELQVGTAFTLLNGEIIAWDAPAKEIGKEFWRWPPMEEEFWRK; this is encoded by the coding sequence ATGGGTGGGGCGGCGGATATGAGGAAAAAGACGAAGGACAGGCATTCATGGAAAACGGGCTTTACTACGGGCAGTTGTGCAGCAGGGGCGGCAAAAGCTGCCTGCCTTTTGCTGAAAGGATTGCATCAGGGAACAGAGGTGGATATCCCGCTGCCTCAGGGCGAACGGCTTCAATTGTCCGTACATAGATGGGACATGGCAGAAGATGTTGCTTGGGTAAGCATTATCAAAAATGCGGGAGATGATCCCGATGTCACCCATGGTTTGGAAGTGGTAGCCAGGGTGCAGCTCCTTTCTGAAAGAGGAGAAATCCGCATTCGTGGCGGGCGGGGCATCGGAGTTGTCACCAAAAAGGGTCTGCAGATTCCTCCGGGGGAAAGCGCTATCAATCCTGTTCCCCGGTCCATGATTCAGGCCGCGGTACGGGAGATATTTCCCCAGGAAGAAGTCCTGGTGGTGATCGAAGTGCCTGAAGGGGAACGGCTTGCTCTAAAGACTTTGAATCCCCGACTGGGAATTATGGGAGGGGTATCGATTTTAGGTACAACGGGTATCGTGCGGCCGATGTCGGAAGAAGCCTTTAAGAATTCGATCCTGCCTGAATTGGATCAAGCCGTCGCTTATGGACATAAAGCCATTGTTCTGACTCCTGGCAATTATGGCTTTAGGGTAGCCAGGGAGCAGCTCATGGTTCCTGAGGAAGCCATTATTCAGATGAGTAATTTTGTGGGCTTTTTACTGGAAGAGGCTGCTTATCGCAAGATCGAAAAGGTGCTCCTCTTAGGTCATATTGGCAAACTCATTAAAGTGGCCGGGGGAATTTTCCATACTCATACTCATGTTGCCGATGCCCGGATGGAGATCCTGGTAGCTCATGCCGCCCTGGCTGGTATGGATCAGAATTCCTTGCAGGCCATCGCGGAGTTGCCGACAGTTGAAGGTGCTGCCGAAGAAATTCGCAGCAAGGGCTGGGGGAGTCTTTTGTTTAAACTGGCTGAAAGGGCAAGTCACCGGGCTCAAGACCATGTGCATGGGGAACTTCAGGTGGGAACTGCTTTTACTTTGCTTAACGGAGAGATCATCGCCTGGGACGCTCCGGCTAAGGAGATCGGCAAAGAATTTTGGCGTTGGCCCCCGATGGAGGAGGAATTTTGGCGAAAATAG
- the cobI gene encoding precorrin-2 C(20)-methyltransferase, translated as MKKDRNEDKNTVNILIGEKAKFYGVGVGPGDPKLITLKAVEILQAIQVVAIPKSKMERESVAWEIAQSHCPSGVSILELEMPMTADESILQAAWQSAAEKIEAELGQGHSVAFLTLGDPSLYSTYSYLLTILRERLEPDQIETIPGITAMAAAAARVNWPLATGDEPLIVLPGIEGLEEYERYPNLVLMKVSRNLPDVLNHIQRTGSQAVLATRVGQAGEEIRLLDPEEVLEKVDYLSLVLCRKPQS; from the coding sequence GTGAAGAAGGATAGGAATGAAGACAAAAACACAGTAAACATCCTGATCGGGGAAAAGGCCAAATTCTATGGGGTGGGTGTAGGACCAGGGGACCCTAAGCTCATTACCCTGAAGGCCGTGGAAATATTACAAGCTATTCAAGTCGTCGCCATACCCAAATCCAAGATGGAGCGGGAAAGTGTCGCCTGGGAGATTGCCCAGTCACACTGCCCCTCCGGAGTCAGCATTTTAGAGCTGGAAATGCCGATGACCGCCGACGAAAGCATACTCCAGGCCGCTTGGCAGAGTGCAGCGGAGAAGATTGAGGCGGAGCTCGGTCAAGGGCATTCGGTTGCCTTCCTTACTTTAGGTGATCCTTCCTTATACAGTACCTATAGTTATTTACTGACCATTCTAAGAGAGCGGCTTGAGCCGGACCAAATAGAGACCATCCCAGGGATCACGGCTATGGCCGCTGCCGCTGCCCGAGTAAATTGGCCTTTAGCCACGGGTGATGAGCCTCTGATTGTTTTGCCGGGGATTGAAGGTTTAGAGGAGTATGAACGATACCCTAATCTCGTCTTAATGAAAGTATCGCGGAATCTGCCCGATGTACTGAATCATATCCAAAGAACCGGGTCACAGGCGGTTTTAGCTACCCGGGTAGGTCAGGCGGGGGAAGAGATTCGTTTGCTCGATCCGGAGGAAGTGCTGGAAAAAGTGGACTATTTAAGTCTTGTGCTTTGCAGGAAGCCTCAATCGTGA
- the ftsH gene encoding ATP-dependent zinc metalloprotease FtsH, translating into MNEKPTPKKPLIYYSLIALLTLLLLNAFVFPHLLKRQVTQVDYGSFLSYLESGTISEVEVQDNQIAFMTKDSTGKETVFVTGAMADPELVNRLKAAGVDKYSQVMPKENSPLMNVLLTWILPMILLFGLWMLLGNLLQRKMGGGMNAMTFGKSNAKIYVQAQTGKTFADVAGQDEAKEALTEIVDFLHDPSRYTAIGADLPKGALLVGPPGTGKTLLAKAVAGEAKVPFFSISGSEFVEMFVGMGAAKVRDLFKQANEKAPCIVFIDEIDTIGKKRDGGAFGGGNDEREQTLNQLLSEMDGFDGKKGVVILAATNRPESLDKALLRPGRFDRRIPVELPDLAGREAILRVHGQKVKMDSPIDFKTIARATAGASGAELANIINEGALRAVRCGRSRVNQSDLEESVEVVIAGYQRKGAVISHREKEIIAFHEIGHALVAAKQTDSAPVHKITIIPRTSGALGYTMQVEEDERVLMSKEEAFNKITTFTGGRAAEELIFGTYTSGASNDIEQATKIARAMVTRLGMSKNFDMMALETVNNPYLGGDTSLMCSPETAAKIDEEILSIIKSAHKKAFEILKENIEKLHELARYLLEKETITGEEFMAVLSR; encoded by the coding sequence ATGAATGAAAAACCAACGCCGAAGAAACCGCTTATCTATTATTCCCTGATTGCCTTGTTGACTCTTCTGCTTCTGAATGCTTTTGTGTTTCCCCACTTGCTGAAAAGACAGGTTACCCAAGTGGATTATGGCTCTTTCCTGTCCTATCTTGAGAGTGGAACGATTTCGGAAGTCGAAGTCCAGGATAATCAGATTGCTTTTATGACTAAGGATTCAACAGGTAAAGAAACGGTTTTTGTTACGGGCGCCATGGCAGACCCTGAATTGGTTAATCGTCTTAAGGCTGCCGGGGTGGATAAATATTCTCAGGTTATGCCCAAGGAGAACTCACCCCTCATGAACGTTCTCTTAACCTGGATTCTCCCCATGATTCTATTATTTGGACTTTGGATGTTGCTGGGAAATCTGCTGCAGAGAAAGATGGGCGGCGGCATGAACGCCATGACCTTTGGTAAGAGCAATGCGAAAATCTACGTTCAAGCCCAGACGGGTAAGACCTTTGCCGATGTGGCCGGTCAGGATGAGGCGAAAGAAGCTCTGACTGAGATCGTGGATTTTCTTCACGACCCCAGCCGTTATACTGCCATTGGAGCCGATCTGCCGAAAGGGGCTCTCCTGGTGGGGCCTCCGGGAACGGGGAAGACCTTGCTGGCCAAGGCCGTTGCCGGAGAGGCTAAAGTTCCCTTTTTCTCCATATCCGGAAGTGAATTTGTGGAGATGTTTGTGGGCATGGGCGCGGCCAAAGTCAGAGATTTATTTAAACAAGCCAATGAAAAAGCCCCCTGCATCGTTTTTATCGACGAGATTGATACCATCGGCAAAAAACGGGATGGCGGCGCCTTCGGCGGAGGCAATGATGAGCGGGAACAAACCTTGAACCAACTTCTGTCCGAGATGGATGGTTTTGATGGCAAGAAGGGTGTGGTGATACTCGCGGCTACCAATCGGCCGGAGTCCTTAGACAAGGCTTTGCTGCGCCCGGGGCGTTTTGATCGCCGGATCCCTGTAGAGCTGCCGGATTTGGCAGGCCGGGAAGCCATCCTGAGAGTTCATGGGCAAAAGGTAAAAATGGACTCCCCTATTGACTTTAAAACCATCGCTCGAGCCACTGCCGGAGCATCCGGGGCGGAATTAGCCAATATTATTAATGAAGGGGCTTTACGGGCTGTTCGCTGCGGAAGAAGCCGGGTGAATCAAAGTGATTTGGAAGAGTCTGTGGAAGTTGTTATTGCCGGTTATCAGCGGAAGGGGGCAGTGATTTCTCATCGTGAGAAAGAGATTATTGCTTTCCACGAGATTGGCCATGCTTTAGTGGCAGCCAAACAAACAGACTCTGCTCCTGTGCATAAGATTACCATTATTCCAAGGACTTCCGGGGCCTTAGGTTATACCATGCAAGTGGAAGAAGATGAACGCGTTCTCATGAGCAAGGAAGAGGCCTTCAATAAAATCACCACCTTTACGGGAGGGCGGGCCGCTGAAGAATTGATCTTTGGAACCTATACTTCGGGAGCCTCCAATGATATTGAACAAGCCACCAAAATTGCCCGGGCCATGGTTACCCGTCTGGGGATGAGCAAGAACTTTGATATGATGGCCTTAGAGACAGTGAATAATCCTTACCTTGGTGGCGATACTTCTTTGATGTGTTCTCCGGAAACCGCAGCCAAGATTGATGAGGAGATTTTATCCATCATCAAAAGCGCCCACAAAAAAGCGTTCGAAATTTTAAAAGAAAATATTGAAAAGCTTCATGAATTAGCACGTTATTTGTTGGAAAAGGAAACCATCACCGGAGAAGAATTTATGGCGGTGCTCTCCAGGTAG
- a CDS encoding bifunctional cobalt-precorrin-7 (C(5))-methyltransferase/cobalt-precorrin-6B (C(15))-methyltransferase: MIQIVGIGPGTSAWVSQAVEAMVAQSDVLVGGKRALELFPDFQGESYRVTGNLAETQQTLQKVLQQGKKASVLVSGDPGFYSLLPWLKREFPQEEIQVLPGLSSIQLAFARAGVPWQDAELLSVHGRPLNCLPLQLSRPVGVLTGGENSPRKVAEYYHTYGFNPRISLGNALTYAEERWLNTDAHQLMNSEEDFANAVMILYPEEAEHKPEQSLLSPSRSFGIKDEEFMRGDVPMTKTEIRVQVLAKAGIIPASRVLDVGAGTGSISIEAAFLAHRGCVYAVEENPEAQELILKNQEKFQVRNLRLIRGSAPLALQEIPPVDVCIIGGSHGQIREILHQAPLVPGGRAVVTAVTLETLAHGMEALKSLQYEDVEVVSIQAVRWKGIKDIHLAQAQNPVFILSGRKGS, from the coding sequence ATGATTCAAATAGTGGGGATAGGCCCTGGTACGAGTGCATGGGTTTCTCAGGCTGTTGAAGCAATGGTCGCTCAGAGCGATGTTTTGGTAGGAGGGAAACGAGCCTTGGAGCTGTTCCCGGATTTCCAAGGAGAGTCATACCGAGTCACTGGAAATCTGGCGGAAACTCAGCAAACCTTGCAGAAAGTATTGCAGCAGGGCAAAAAAGCCAGTGTTCTGGTTTCCGGTGATCCAGGTTTTTATAGTCTGCTTCCCTGGCTGAAAAGGGAGTTTCCACAAGAAGAAATTCAAGTGTTGCCCGGCCTCAGCTCCATTCAGCTGGCCTTTGCCCGGGCAGGGGTGCCCTGGCAGGATGCTGAACTGCTTAGTGTCCATGGCCGTCCGCTGAACTGTTTGCCTTTACAGCTCAGCCGGCCTGTGGGAGTGCTTACTGGAGGTGAAAACTCACCCCGGAAGGTCGCTGAGTATTATCACACCTATGGTTTTAATCCGCGAATCTCACTTGGCAACGCCTTAACCTATGCGGAAGAGCGTTGGCTGAATACAGATGCTCATCAGCTTATGAATTCAGAAGAAGATTTCGCCAATGCGGTGATGATCCTCTATCCTGAAGAAGCAGAGCATAAGCCGGAGCAATCTTTGCTCTCCCCGTCCAGGAGCTTTGGCATCAAGGATGAGGAGTTTATGCGCGGTGATGTCCCCATGACCAAGACGGAGATTCGCGTTCAAGTTCTGGCTAAGGCGGGAATTATCCCCGCGAGCCGGGTCCTGGATGTAGGAGCAGGGACGGGAAGTATAAGCATTGAAGCTGCTTTTCTGGCTCATCGCGGCTGTGTTTATGCGGTGGAAGAAAATCCGGAGGCTCAAGAGCTGATCCTGAAGAATCAGGAGAAATTTCAGGTAAGAAACCTGCGCTTGATTCGTGGCTCCGCACCGCTGGCATTACAGGAAATCCCGCCTGTGGATGTCTGTATTATTGGCGGAAGCCATGGACAGATTCGGGAGATTTTACACCAAGCCCCTCTGGTACCTGGGGGACGGGCAGTCGTGACTGCCGTAACTTTAGAGACATTAGCTCATGGTATGGAGGCCCTGAAAAGCTTGCAATACGAGGATGTTGAGGTGGTTTCGATCCAAGCTGTACGCTGGAAGGGCATTAAGGATATTCATCTTGCCCAGGCCCAAAATCCTGTATTTATACTCTCAGGAAGAAAAGGAAGCTGA
- the cobM gene encoding precorrin-4 C(11)-methyltransferase, with protein sequence MIKRRTGVKSLAENTNSDLGQVLFVGAGPGDPDLITLKGKKALEEAQRVIYAGSLVNPDILQHCREGIALFDSAGLTLEETVAIMAEGVQKGEKVVRLHTGDPSVYGAIQEQMQCLEEKGIAYGVIPGVSSVFAAAAAVKKEFTLPEVSQTLILTRLAGRTPVPEKEDLALLAQHQASMAIFLSVQDIGEVVATLRKGYPPHTPVAVVYRASWPDQHILEGTLETIADQVKEAGIRKHAQILVGDFLRDQGTRSKLYDPEFTHEYRQGRST encoded by the coding sequence ATGATAAAGAGAAGGACAGGAGTGAAAAGCTTGGCTGAGAATACTAATTCTGACTTGGGTCAGGTTCTCTTTGTGGGAGCGGGTCCCGGGGATCCGGATTTAATCACATTAAAAGGCAAAAAGGCTCTTGAAGAAGCCCAGCGGGTTATTTATGCGGGCTCCCTGGTCAACCCGGATATACTGCAGCATTGCCGGGAGGGCATAGCTTTATTTGATAGCGCCGGATTAACCTTGGAAGAGACTGTCGCCATCATGGCGGAAGGGGTGCAAAAAGGGGAAAAGGTCGTTCGCCTGCACACCGGCGATCCTAGTGTCTATGGAGCTATCCAGGAACAGATGCAATGCCTGGAAGAAAAGGGTATTGCTTACGGGGTGATTCCGGGAGTGAGCTCTGTGTTTGCTGCCGCCGCTGCGGTAAAAAAGGAGTTTACCCTGCCGGAGGTCAGCCAGACCCTGATTCTTACCCGGCTGGCGGGAAGAACCCCGGTGCCGGAAAAAGAAGATTTGGCATTACTGGCTCAACATCAAGCCAGTATGGCTATTTTTCTCAGTGTGCAGGATATAGGGGAAGTGGTGGCGACCCTGAGGAAAGGATATCCTCCCCATACGCCTGTGGCTGTCGTGTATCGTGCCAGCTGGCCGGATCAGCACATCCTGGAGGGCACTTTAGAAACCATTGCCGATCAGGTAAAAGAGGCAGGAATCCGTAAACATGCCCAGATTCTTGTGGGAGACTTTCTCCGGGATCAAGGAACCCGTTCTAAGCTGTATGACCCGGAATTTACTCATGAATACCGGCAAGGACGTTCTACATGA
- the cls gene encoding cardiolipin synthase, which produces MKNLPMLYRVIFIALLLLLQIFALVMIIWRFSSYFIYFYTVCTSLSIVALLYILNSKSDPAYKIAWVIPILIFPIFGGLFYLLFGRNKLSKRKKREMKAVNEKMNQSLIPNQAILQELEAQNHRAANLSRYIDKYSYCPVYQNTITEYLPLGELMYERLLEELRKAEKFIFLEYFIIDEGVMWDSILEILVEKVQQGVDVRVLYDDVGSLFKLPYGYEKKLEEKGIKCSVFNRLIPVLSIHMNNRDHRKIAVIDGKTAFTGGINLADEYINAYDRFGHWKDSAILIQGEAVWNFTVMFLSLWNYETETNEDYTRYKLLVHEAESYPSDGFVQPFGDSPLDEEPMGENVYLTLIVQAERYIYINTPYLILNNVMLSALCSAAKRSVDVRIVTPYRGDRWFVHSMTRSNYKFLVESGVKIYEYSPGFIHAKSILVDDVHAVVGTINMDYRSLYLHFECGVYLYNTQSVLAVKEDYLTTLTQCQQITLEDCHAVKWYRRLGRTILRIFAPLM; this is translated from the coding sequence ATGAAAAATCTGCCGATGCTTTACCGCGTGATCTTTATCGCCTTGCTTCTCCTCCTGCAAATCTTTGCTCTGGTTATGATCATCTGGAGATTCAGCAGTTATTTTATTTATTTTTATACTGTTTGCACATCGCTCAGCATCGTTGCTCTGCTTTATATATTGAACAGCAAATCTGACCCCGCTTACAAGATTGCCTGGGTTATCCCAATCCTTATTTTTCCTATCTTTGGCGGACTGTTCTATCTTTTATTTGGCCGCAATAAATTAAGCAAACGTAAAAAGCGCGAGATGAAAGCTGTTAATGAAAAAATGAATCAGTCCCTTATCCCGAATCAGGCCATTCTTCAGGAACTTGAGGCACAAAACCACCGTGCAGCTAATCTTTCACGTTATATCGATAAATATTCCTATTGCCCTGTTTATCAAAATACCATTACCGAATATTTACCCCTCGGGGAGCTGATGTATGAGCGTTTGCTGGAAGAATTAAGAAAGGCCGAAAAATTCATCTTTCTGGAATATTTCATTATTGATGAAGGGGTCATGTGGGATTCTATCCTCGAGATTTTAGTAGAGAAAGTCCAACAAGGTGTAGATGTCCGGGTTCTTTATGATGATGTGGGCAGCCTCTTCAAGCTACCCTATGGCTATGAAAAGAAGCTGGAGGAGAAAGGCATTAAGTGCAGTGTCTTTAACCGCCTGATTCCTGTTCTCTCTATTCACATGAATAATCGGGACCATCGCAAGATCGCCGTGATCGATGGAAAAACAGCCTTTACAGGCGGAATCAATCTGGCGGATGAATATATTAATGCCTATGATCGGTTTGGTCATTGGAAGGATAGCGCTATACTCATCCAAGGAGAAGCTGTCTGGAATTTCACAGTGATGTTCTTATCATTATGGAATTATGAGACAGAGACGAATGAAGATTACACCCGCTATAAATTACTCGTGCACGAGGCGGAATCCTACCCCAGCGATGGGTTCGTCCAGCCTTTTGGGGATAGCCCCTTGGATGAAGAACCGATGGGCGAAAACGTCTACCTCACTCTCATCGTTCAAGCTGAACGCTATATCTATATCAACACACCCTATCTTATCCTTAATAATGTAATGCTTTCAGCCCTCTGCTCCGCTGCTAAGCGAAGTGTCGATGTTCGTATCGTGACTCCTTATCGAGGTGATCGTTGGTTTGTCCATTCCATGACCCGTTCCAATTATAAGTTTCTTGTCGAAAGCGGCGTAAAGATCTACGAGTATTCTCCGGGCTTTATCCACGCTAAATCCATTCTCGTGGATGATGTCCATGCCGTAGTAGGAACTATCAACATGGACTACCGAAGCCTTTACCTGCACTTCGAATGCGGCGTTTACCTCTATAATACTCAAAGCGTCCTGGCCGTAAAAGAAGATTATTTAACAACGTTAACCCAATGCCAACAAATTACCTTGGAAGATTGTCATGCTGTCAAATGGTACCGTAGATTAGGGCGTACGATTCTCCGCATCTTTGCTCCTCTCATGTAG